One window from the genome of Trabulsiella odontotermitis encodes:
- the hycI gene encoding hydrogenase maturation peptidase HycI → MTSVLLCVGNSMMGDDGAGPLLAEMCAAAPQGEWIVFDGGSAPEREVAAIRELQPQRLMIVDATDMGLDPGEIRIVDPDDIAEMFLMTTHNMPLNYLVDQLKEDVGEVIFVGIQPDIVGFYYPMTPNIKAAVETVYSRLAGWEGNGGFLPL, encoded by the coding sequence GTGACCAGCGTATTACTGTGTGTCGGCAATAGCATGATGGGTGACGACGGTGCCGGTCCGTTGCTGGCGGAAATGTGTGCCGCTGCGCCACAAGGTGAATGGATTGTTTTCGACGGGGGAAGCGCGCCAGAACGAGAAGTGGCGGCGATTCGCGAACTCCAGCCACAGCGCCTGATGATTGTCGATGCCACCGACATGGGGCTCGATCCTGGCGAAATTCGCATCGTTGACCCGGACGATATCGCGGAAATGTTCCTGATGACCACGCACAACATGCCGTTGAACTACCTGGTGGATCAACTGAAAGAAGACGTTGGAGAGGTGATTTTTGTCGGCATTCAGCCGGATATTGTCGGGTTTTATTATCCGATGACACCGAACATCAAGGCGGCGGTGGAAACTGTTTATTCGCGTCTGGCAGGGTGGGAAGGGAACGGCGGATTTCTTCCGCTCTGA
- the ascF gene encoding PTS cellobiose/arbutin/salicin transporter subunit IIBC, producing MSKNYPALARAVIDALGGVDNITAVTHCMTRLRFVVKDNDRVDSATLKSLNGVLGVVRSDNQCQVIIGNTVSQAYQEVVALLPGDLKPAEPTEKPKLTLRRIGAGILDALIGTMSPLIPAIIGGSMIKLLAMVLEMSGALPKASPTLTILTVIGDGAFFFLPLMVAASAALKFKTNMSLAIAIAGVLVHPAFIDLMAKAAQGEQVQFALIPVTAVKYTYTVIPALVMTWCLSYIERWVDKITPAVTKNFLKPMLIVLIAAPLAILLIGPIGIWIGSAISALVYTIHGYLGWLSVAIMGALWPLLVMTGMHRVFTPTIIQTIAETGKEGMVMPSEIGANLSLGGSSLAVAWKTKNPELRQTALAAAASAILAGISEPALYGVAVRLKRPLIASLISGFVCGAVAGVAGLASHSMAAPGLFTSVQFFDPANPVSIVWVFGVMALAVVLSFVLTLLLGFEDIPVEEDAAKARALHAADTNAAKA from the coding sequence ATGTCCAAAAATTATCCGGCTCTGGCCCGCGCCGTCATCGATGCTCTCGGTGGCGTCGATAATATTACCGCAGTCACCCACTGCATGACCCGGCTGCGCTTCGTGGTGAAAGATAACGACCGCGTCGACAGTGCAACGCTGAAAAGCCTCAATGGCGTGCTGGGTGTGGTGCGCAGCGACAATCAATGCCAGGTGATTATCGGCAACACCGTCTCCCAGGCTTATCAGGAAGTGGTCGCCCTGTTGCCGGGAGATCTCAAACCCGCAGAGCCGACGGAAAAACCGAAGCTGACGCTCCGCCGCATCGGCGCCGGGATCCTCGACGCGCTGATCGGCACCATGTCGCCGCTGATCCCGGCCATTATCGGCGGCTCTATGATCAAACTGCTGGCGATGGTGCTGGAAATGTCCGGCGCGCTGCCAAAAGCGTCGCCCACGCTGACCATTCTGACGGTCATCGGCGATGGCGCGTTCTTCTTCCTGCCGCTGATGGTGGCGGCTTCAGCCGCACTAAAATTCAAAACCAACATGTCGCTGGCGATTGCCATTGCTGGTGTGCTGGTGCATCCGGCGTTTATCGACCTGATGGCGAAAGCCGCCCAGGGCGAGCAGGTGCAGTTCGCGTTGATTCCGGTCACCGCGGTGAAATACACCTATACGGTTATCCCGGCACTGGTGATGACCTGGTGCCTGTCGTACATCGAACGCTGGGTCGACAAAATCACCCCGGCAGTGACCAAAAACTTCCTCAAGCCGATGCTGATTGTGCTGATCGCGGCGCCGCTGGCTATCCTGTTAATTGGGCCGATTGGCATCTGGATCGGTAGCGCGATTTCTGCACTGGTGTACACCATTCACGGCTACCTCGGCTGGCTGTCGGTCGCCATTATGGGCGCTCTGTGGCCGCTGCTGGTGATGACCGGGATGCACCGCGTGTTTACTCCGACCATTATTCAGACCATCGCCGAAACCGGCAAAGAGGGCATGGTTATGCCGTCGGAAATCGGCGCGAACCTGTCGCTCGGCGGCTCTTCACTGGCGGTGGCATGGAAAACCAAAAACCCGGAACTGCGCCAGACGGCGCTGGCCGCTGCGGCGTCCGCCATTCTGGCGGGGATTTCTGAACCGGCGCTGTACGGGGTGGCGGTTCGCCTGAAACGCCCACTTATCGCCAGCCTGATCAGCGGTTTTGTCTGCGGCGCGGTCGCCGGTGTCGCCGGGCTTGCCAGCCATTCGATGGCAGCACCGGGCCTGTTCACCAGTGTCCAGTTCTTTGACCCGGCCAACCCGGTTTCCATCGTCTGGGTGTTTGGCGTGATGGCGCTGGCGGTCGTACTGTCCTTTGTCCTGACGCTGCTGCTTGGCTTTGAGGATATCCCGGTTGAAGAGGACGCAGCGAAAGCCCGGGCGCTGCATGCCGCCGATACCAACGCGGCAAAAGCCTGA
- a CDS encoding formate hydrogenlyase maturation HycH family protein yields MSESGKVTFWSLRQKFVDSDDDVPAESQQVMYYSLAIGHHVGMIDCLKTELQCPLEGYNDWLTLLPEGEGRRKLSGLLKFGEITIDATHTSLLAYTVDALSKTGAEPFKSWSLRLIELLAEIEREPAIYLIAKRH; encoded by the coding sequence ATGAGCGAATCAGGAAAAGTCACCTTCTGGTCGCTGCGGCAGAAGTTTGTCGACAGTGACGATGATGTTCCCGCTGAGAGCCAGCAGGTGATGTACTACTCGCTGGCGATTGGTCACCACGTCGGCATGATTGACTGCCTGAAAACGGAGCTGCAGTGTCCGCTGGAAGGGTACAACGACTGGCTGACGCTGCTACCGGAAGGGGAAGGACGGCGCAAGCTGAGCGGATTGCTGAAGTTCGGCGAAATCACCATCGACGCGACGCACACCTCGCTGCTGGCTTATACCGTTGATGCGCTGAGCAAAACCGGCGCCGAGCCTTTCAAAAGCTGGAGCCTGCGTCTGATTGAACTGCTGGCAGAGATTGAGCGCGAGCCGGCTATCTACCTCATTGCGAAGCGTCACTGA
- a CDS encoding 6-phospho-beta-glucosidase, translating into MSSFPQGFLWGGALAANQSEGAYQEGGKGLTTVDMIPHGAGRMPVKLGLEKRFQLRDDEFYPSHVAIDFYHRYKEDIALMAEMGFSVFRTSIAWSRLYPNGDEPFPCEAGIAFYRSVFEECKKYNIEPLVTLCHFDVPMHLVTEYGSWRNRKMIDFFTRYARTCFEAFDGLVKYWLTFNEINIMLHSPFSGAGLVFEAGENQDQVKYQAAHHELVASALATKIAHEINPDNQVGCMLAGGNFYPYSCKPEDVWTALEKDRENLFFIDVQARGAYPAYSARVFREKGVVIVKDPGDDEVLKNTVDFVSFSYYASRCASAEMNTNNTSAANVVKSLKNPYLEASDWGWGIDPLGLRITMNMMYDRYQKPLFLVENGLGARDEPDASGEINDDYRIDYLREHIKAMRDAIDDGIPLIGYTTWGCIDLVAASTGEMSKRYGFVYVDRDDEGNGTLARTRKKSFWWYKKVIASNGADLA; encoded by the coding sequence ATGTCGAGTTTTCCGCAAGGGTTTTTATGGGGCGGCGCACTGGCCGCCAACCAGTCTGAAGGCGCGTATCAGGAAGGCGGCAAGGGATTAACCACCGTCGATATGATCCCACACGGCGCAGGCAGAATGCCGGTCAAGCTGGGTCTGGAAAAGCGTTTTCAGTTGCGTGACGACGAATTTTACCCAAGCCACGTGGCGATCGATTTTTATCATCGCTACAAAGAGGATATCGCGCTGATGGCGGAGATGGGGTTCAGCGTATTTCGCACCTCCATCGCCTGGAGCCGCCTGTACCCGAACGGTGACGAGCCGTTTCCCTGCGAAGCGGGGATCGCCTTTTACCGTTCGGTGTTTGAAGAGTGCAAAAAGTACAACATCGAACCACTGGTGACGCTGTGCCATTTTGACGTGCCGATGCATCTGGTGACGGAATATGGCTCCTGGCGCAACCGCAAGATGATCGACTTCTTTACCCGCTATGCGCGCACCTGTTTTGAAGCCTTTGACGGTCTGGTGAAATACTGGCTGACCTTCAACGAGATCAACATCATGCTGCACAGCCCCTTCTCCGGTGCCGGACTGGTGTTTGAAGCAGGTGAAAATCAGGATCAGGTGAAGTATCAGGCGGCGCATCATGAGCTGGTGGCGAGCGCGCTGGCGACGAAAATCGCCCACGAGATCAACCCGGACAACCAGGTCGGCTGCATGCTGGCAGGCGGCAATTTTTACCCTTACTCCTGCAAACCGGAAGATGTCTGGACAGCGCTGGAGAAGGATCGCGAAAACCTGTTCTTTATTGATGTGCAGGCGCGCGGCGCTTATCCAGCCTATTCCGCGCGGGTGTTTCGTGAAAAAGGGGTAGTGATTGTTAAAGATCCGGGCGACGACGAGGTACTGAAAAACACCGTCGATTTCGTCTCCTTCAGCTATTACGCCTCACGCTGCGCGTCGGCGGAGATGAACACCAACAACACCAGCGCGGCGAACGTTGTTAAGTCGCTGAAAAACCCTTATCTCGAGGCCAGCGACTGGGGCTGGGGTATTGATCCGCTGGGGCTGCGTATCACCATGAACATGATGTACGACCGCTACCAGAAGCCGCTGTTTCTGGTGGAGAACGGGCTTGGCGCGCGCGATGAACCGGATGCTAGTGGCGAGATCAACGACGACTACCGCATCGATTACCTGCGCGAGCACATCAAAGCGATGCGCGACGCCATTGACGACGGGATCCCGCTGATAGGTTACACCACCTGGGGCTGCATTGATCTGGTGGCCGCCTCGACCGGAGAAATGAGCAAGCGTTACGGTTTTGTCTATGTTGATCGCGATGACGAAGGCAACGGCACGCTGGCGCGTACGCGCAAGAAATCGTTCTGGTGGTATAAGAAAGTGATTGCCAGTAACGGGGCAGATTTAGCGTAG
- a CDS encoding sigma 54-interacting transcriptional regulator, whose amino-acid sequence MNDVKKLSGKKIRTIPISNEEWNNHLIAMINSGVEPELLEFFHQLKDERDEYRILVDITNSVLAHLDRDGMVGAISEDIHRYFAIPSVAIAFLDGGNTGHFPVTHCLWNENQGYYCEQKNYSLAESDIQNRLQHPQAVALSAETTEPLLHDLYCAGMQVALLLPLTFNSHSPGILILAHTDISAFTPAVCSLLGQIASRISIGVDNSNAWDEITRLKDTLKQENTWLNEQIQNAESLNDIIFQSTAMKNLLRQVEIVATSDSTVLLLGETGTGKELIARAIHKLSPRSAGPLVKINCAAIPASLLESDLFGHEKGAFTGATSTHIGRFEMAKGGTLFLDEIGDMPLELQPKLLRVLQEREIERVGGHQVIPVDVRVVAATNRNLKQMVDEKTFRSDLFYRLNVFPVEVPPLRDRPEDIPPLVTSFTRKLAARMNKTIDTVPAAGIQALCRYPWPGNARELQNVIERAVILTEGSTLNLQLNELKIPPATAPVAPVHITTRKLPAMFDPQTPENDDDERARILQALRETNGIVAGPRGAANKLGLKRTTLLSRMQRLGINTREL is encoded by the coding sequence ATGAATGATGTAAAGAAGCTGTCAGGCAAGAAAATAAGAACCATTCCCATCTCGAATGAAGAGTGGAATAACCATCTGATAGCAATGATTAATTCCGGCGTCGAACCGGAACTGCTGGAATTCTTTCATCAGTTAAAAGACGAACGAGACGAATATCGTATTCTGGTGGATATCACTAACTCGGTGCTCGCGCACCTCGACCGGGACGGAATGGTCGGCGCCATCTCGGAAGATATTCACCGCTACTTCGCCATTCCTTCAGTTGCCATCGCTTTTCTTGATGGCGGTAATACGGGCCATTTCCCGGTTACCCACTGCCTGTGGAATGAAAACCAGGGCTATTATTGCGAGCAGAAAAACTATTCGCTGGCAGAGAGCGATATTCAAAACCGGCTCCAGCATCCGCAGGCGGTTGCCCTGAGCGCAGAAACCACTGAACCGCTGTTGCACGATCTTTATTGTGCTGGCATGCAGGTCGCGCTGTTATTACCGCTGACCTTTAATTCCCACTCGCCGGGGATCCTGATCCTTGCCCATACCGATATCAGCGCATTTACCCCCGCCGTCTGTTCCCTGTTAGGGCAAATTGCCTCGCGGATCAGCATTGGCGTGGATAATTCCAACGCCTGGGATGAAATAACCCGACTTAAGGATACGTTAAAACAGGAAAATACCTGGCTTAACGAACAAATCCAGAATGCCGAAAGCCTGAACGACATTATTTTTCAAAGCACGGCGATGAAAAATTTACTCCGCCAGGTGGAAATCGTCGCCACCAGCGACAGCACGGTTTTACTACTGGGAGAAACGGGTACCGGCAAGGAGCTTATCGCCCGCGCAATCCATAAGCTCAGCCCACGTTCTGCCGGGCCGCTGGTGAAAATAAACTGTGCGGCTATTCCGGCAAGTCTGCTGGAAAGCGATCTGTTCGGTCATGAGAAAGGGGCATTCACCGGCGCCACCAGCACCCATATCGGACGTTTTGAAATGGCGAAAGGCGGGACGCTGTTTCTCGACGAGATTGGCGATATGCCGCTTGAGCTTCAGCCCAAACTGCTGCGGGTTCTCCAGGAGCGTGAAATTGAACGCGTGGGCGGTCACCAGGTGATCCCGGTGGACGTGCGCGTGGTAGCGGCCACCAACCGCAATCTGAAGCAGATGGTCGACGAGAAAACCTTCCGCAGCGATCTCTTTTACCGCCTGAACGTCTTCCCGGTGGAAGTGCCGCCGCTACGCGATCGCCCGGAGGATATTCCGCCGCTGGTGACCAGCTTTACCCGCAAGCTGGCGGCGCGCATGAATAAAACCATCGATACCGTGCCTGCCGCCGGGATCCAGGCGTTGTGTCGCTACCCGTGGCCAGGTAACGCGCGGGAACTGCAGAACGTGATTGAACGCGCGGTGATCCTCACCGAAGGCAGCACGCTGAACCTGCAACTCAACGAGCTGAAAATCCCCCCGGCAACGGCTCCGGTCGCCCCTGTTCACATCACCACGCGCAAACTGCCCGCTATGTTCGACCCGCAAACGCCGGAAAACGACGACGACGAGCGGGCGCGTATTCTGCAGGCGCTGCGTGAAACCAACGGTATTGTCGCCGGACCGAGAGGAGCAGCCAACAAGCTTGGGCTGAAACGCACCACGTTATTGTCGAGAATGCAGCGGCTGGGAATTAATACGCGGGAGCTGTAA